In Pseudomonadota bacterium, the DNA window CGACGTAGATCTTCGAGGTGGGTTTCATCTCTTCTCCATGGCGCGGCGCACGGCGCGGACGACGGCCGCCCGCTCATCTTCCGCCAGAAGCGGGTCGATCGGCAAGGCGATCGCCTCGCGGCACGCGCGCTCGGCGTTCTCGAGCTCGCCGGGCCGCACCCCGAGGCGCTCGAAGCACGGCTGCAGGTGCAGCGGCGTCGGGTAGTACAGGGCGCAGCCGATCCCGTCCGCCTCGAGCGCGGCGGCGAGCGCGTCGCGGCGCGACGTGCGCACGACGTACTGGTTGAAGACGTGGCGATCGCCCGGGCGCTCGGCCGGCAGGACGAGATCGCCGAGCCCGCGCAGCTCCTCGGAGTAGAACCGCGCCACGCCCCTGCGACCCTCCTCCCACCGCGGGAGGTGGGGCAGCTTGACCGAGAGGAGCGCGGCCTGCAGGGCGTCGAGCCGGAAGTTGCCGCCCTTCGCCTCGTGGCGGTTCCTCTGCGCCGCGCCGTGCTCGCGCAGGAGCCGGATCCGCGCGGCGAGCCCCGGATCGTCCGTCACGACCGCGCCCGCGTCCCCGAGCGCGCCGAGGTTCTTCGCCGGGAAGAAGGAGAGCGCGCCCGCGGCGCCGAACGTCCCGGCGGCCCTGCCGTCCCGCGTGGCGCCGATCGCCTGGGCCGCGTCCTCGAGCAGCCACAGGCCGCGCCTCTCCGAGATCGCCCGGATCTCGCCTGCCGCCGCGCACGCTCCGAACAGGTGCGCCGGGAGGACGCCGACCGTGCGAGAGGTGATCCGCTCTTCGATGCGCGAGGGATCGACGTGGAAGCCGCCGGGCTCGAGGTCGGCGAAGACGGGGCGCGCGCCGAGGCGGGCGATGCACCCGGCCGTCGCGAAGAACGAGAACGGCGTCGTGATCACCTCGTCGCCGGGCGAGACGCCGAGCGCCATGAGCGCCGCGAGGAGCGCGTCCGTGCCCGAGCTCGTGCCGACGGCGAACCGCGCGCCCACGTGCGCCGCGAGCTCCTCTTCGAAACGCTCTACCGCCGGGCCGCCGATGAACCGCCCGCTCTCGAGCGTCTCACGGAACGCGCGCTCGAGCTCCGCGGCGAGCGGCGCGTGCAGGCGCGCGAGATCGAGCATCGGGATCATCAGAA includes these proteins:
- a CDS encoding DegT/DnrJ/EryC1/StrS family aminotransferase; this translates as MIPMLDLARLHAPLAAELERAFRETLESGRFIGGPAVERFEEELAAHVGARFAVGTSSGTDALLAALMALGVSPGDEVITTPFSFFATAGCIARLGARPVFADLEPGGFHVDPSRIEERITSRTVGVLPAHLFGACAAAGEIRAISERRGLWLLEDAAQAIGATRDGRAAGTFGAAGALSFFPAKNLGALGDAGAVVTDDPGLAARIRLLREHGAAQRNRHEAKGGNFRLDALQAALLSVKLPHLPRWEEGRRGVARFYSEELRGLGDLVLPAERPGDRHVFNQYVVRTSRRDALAAALEADGIGCALYYPTPLHLQPCFERLGVRPGELENAERACREAIALPIDPLLAEDERAAVVRAVRRAMEKR